Proteins encoded in a region of the Saccharothrix ecbatanensis genome:
- a CDS encoding MTH1187 family thiamine-binding protein yields the protein MLVAFSVSPLGGESDGVAAAVAEAVRVVRESGLPNETNAMFTLVEGEWDEVMAVVKKATEAVQATAPRVSLVLKADIRPGFTCQLTAKVERVERHLAGEA from the coding sequence GTGCTCGTCGCGTTCAGCGTCAGCCCGCTCGGCGGGGAGTCCGACGGGGTGGCCGCGGCCGTCGCCGAGGCCGTGCGGGTGGTCCGGGAGTCCGGCCTGCCCAACGAGACCAACGCCATGTTCACGCTGGTCGAGGGCGAGTGGGACGAGGTGATGGCGGTGGTGAAGAAGGCGACGGAGGCTGTGCAGGCCACCGCTCCGAGGGTGAGCCTGGTGCTCAAGGCCGACATCCGGCCCGGCTTCACGTGCCAGCTGACGGCCAAGGTGGAGCGGGTCGAACGTCACCTCGCCGGCGAGGCGTGA
- a CDS encoding MarR family winged helix-turn-helix transcriptional regulator, with the protein MTSQPLPFDPIARAAELWEKRIGPSTAMAAVTSVMRVQQIIQSAVDAALKPHGLTFARFEALVLLTFARTGSLPMRVMGERLQLHPTSVTNIVDRLEADGLVRRNPHPTDRRTTLVEITEAGHSRREAATEAVTSVDFGLRGLTDRQTEQLTDLLAKVRRAVGDFED; encoded by the coding sequence ATGACGTCGCAGCCGTTGCCGTTCGACCCCATCGCGCGCGCCGCCGAGCTGTGGGAGAAGCGGATCGGCCCGTCGACGGCGATGGCCGCGGTCACCAGCGTCATGCGAGTACAGCAGATCATCCAGTCCGCGGTGGACGCCGCCCTCAAGCCGCACGGGCTGACGTTCGCGCGGTTCGAGGCGCTGGTGCTGTTGACGTTCGCCCGCACGGGCAGCCTGCCGATGCGGGTCATGGGCGAGCGCCTCCAGCTGCACCCGACGAGCGTCACGAACATCGTGGACCGGTTGGAGGCGGACGGGCTGGTGCGCCGCAACCCGCACCCGACCGACCGGCGCACCACGCTGGTGGAGATCACCGAGGCGGGGCACAGCAGGCGTGAGGCCGCCACCGAGGCCGTGACGAGCGTCGACTTCGGGTTGCGCGGGCTGACCGACCGGCAGACCGAGCAGCTGACCGACCTGCTGGCGAAGGTCCGCCGCGCGGTGGGCGACTTCGAGGACTGA
- a CDS encoding phosphotransferase — protein MREIRALVTVGGRYVGEAEPFTVDSPWWSDVRPVTEHLDRVLGVTTSVLRLVGTTSGGARDGVVTYQVEADRVPDGLSSTGRHEFPDHPLRLPWARPGGPAELVEWARRHVDVTGSPVQVKTWNLSCLYRLPTASGAVWAKATPPFMADEAAVIRLVASVDPSLAPELIASEPGRVLLGEASGVDCWQPDDEVIERIVPRWVGVQAAVAGAPRLRVRGVPVPGFGLPDTVLHGDFHPGNWRSGGVVLDWGDAHWGHPALDAARLIGFVAPEVRPAVERAWVDAWLSHYPSSDPASALRHARPASHLVGALVYQEFLDNIEPSERVYHLGDPEAELARAQAFAV, from the coding sequence GTGCGGGAGATCAGGGCTCTGGTGACGGTCGGCGGTCGGTACGTGGGCGAGGCCGAGCCGTTCACCGTCGACAGCCCGTGGTGGAGCGACGTGCGTCCGGTGACCGAGCACTTGGACCGGGTGCTGGGCGTGACGACGAGCGTGTTGCGGCTGGTCGGCACAACATCTGGTGGTGCGCGTGACGGCGTGGTGACGTACCAGGTGGAGGCCGACCGCGTGCCGGACGGCTTGTCCTCGACCGGACGTCACGAGTTCCCCGATCACCCGTTGCGGTTGCCTTGGGCGCGTCCGGGTGGTCCCGCGGAATTGGTCGAGTGGGCGAGGCGGCACGTCGACGTGACCGGGTCGCCCGTGCAGGTGAAGACGTGGAACCTGTCGTGCCTGTACCGGCTGCCGACGGCGTCCGGTGCGGTGTGGGCCAAGGCGACGCCGCCGTTCATGGCGGACGAGGCCGCGGTGATCCGGCTGGTGGCGTCGGTCGACCCGTCGTTGGCGCCCGAGTTGATCGCGTCGGAGCCCGGTCGGGTGCTGTTGGGCGAGGCGTCCGGGGTGGACTGCTGGCAGCCGGACGACGAGGTGATCGAGCGGATCGTGCCGCGGTGGGTCGGTGTGCAGGCGGCAGTGGCCGGTGCGCCGAGGTTGCGGGTGCGCGGCGTGCCGGTGCCCGGTTTCGGGTTGCCGGACACGGTGCTGCACGGCGATTTCCACCCCGGCAACTGGCGGTCCGGCGGGGTCGTGCTCGACTGGGGTGACGCGCACTGGGGCCACCCGGCGTTGGACGCGGCGCGGTTGATCGGGTTCGTGGCGCCGGAGGTGCGTCCGGCGGTCGAACGGGCTTGGGTCGACGCGTGGTTGAGCCACTACCCGTCGAGCGACCCGGCGAGTGCGCTGCGGCACGCGCGGCCGGCGTCACACCTCGTGGGCGCGTTGGTGTACCAGGAGTTCCTGGACAACATCGAGCCGAGCGAACGCGTGTACCACCTCGGTGACCCGGAGGCGGAGTTGGCGCGCGCCCAGGCGTTCGCGGTCTGA
- a CDS encoding DUF3817 domain-containing protein translates to MFSSAVGRFRLLAMAEAVSWAGLLIGMFFKYVVVGNEIGVKIFGPVHGVIFVGYILVTLMLAQRWDRRTLIFGLLASIPPFGTVVFERWANKTGRLAEAQTAGD, encoded by the coding sequence ATGTTTAGCAGCGCTGTTGGTCGGTTCCGGCTCCTCGCCATGGCAGAGGCGGTGTCGTGGGCCGGTCTGCTGATCGGCATGTTCTTCAAGTACGTCGTGGTCGGGAACGAGATCGGCGTGAAGATCTTCGGCCCGGTGCACGGTGTGATCTTCGTCGGCTACATCCTCGTCACGCTGATGCTGGCGCAGCGCTGGGACCGCCGGACGCTGATCTTCGGCCTGCTCGCGAGCATCCCGCCGTTCGGCACCGTGGTGTTCGAGCGCTGGGCCAACAAGACCGGGCGGCTGGCCGAGGCGCAGACCGCGGGCGACTGA